CAGCTGCTTCAGTTTTGCACAGGAACAGAAAGATGAGGGGCTCCGTACACAGAAAAGGGTGAAAATTCCAGATTAAAACCCAGAGCGAGACAAAGCCAGCCAGCCAAGAAGCCTGGCTACAGGGACTGTAAAGATGCCGGGGTAGGGGTGGAGTAGTGGAAGGAACCAGCTCGCTCAGCCCACCTGCTCCTGGccagcctcctcctgcaggGTTAGGGGTCCCGCCCCCAGAGCCTATTTTAAAGGCACGGCCTCAATCACGGTTTAAAGGGCCAGGAGCCTCCCAGAGCTGGCACAGACTCTGGGGGTTTGCTTCCAGCCCGACCCTGCGGTACAGCCAAACACCTCACTGCCTCACTTTACCCAGCTGAGAGATGGGTGTCAATCCCAGGGACCGTGGCACGGAGGCACGTGGGTGGGCAGCAGGGCCCCGGCATGCTGAGTGCACACATGCCACATGCATCACCATGCCTACAGTTTGCCAGGCTTGGTTGTCCCATCACCTGGCCAAGGCCAAGAGATTGTGACGGTGATGCCCACCTTCCCAATGGCATAAGCCATTGCCTTTACATGGGGCGTTGCCCCTAGCCCTGGTGCCACTGCATGGCTGTGTGGTGCTTGCTCCAGGCAGTGCCCAgcagaagggaggggtgggcgtggggggggggggttggactctcAGGTTAGTAGCCACCAGTGCAGGCACAGGGACATCGGGGGAGCCGGGGGTGTGTGCTggtgcctgccctgccctgggtgcTGCCCACCCACCCTTCCCCATGCCAGCCCGGCGCTGCTGTAGGGGCTTGGAGGCGATATGGAGGGTGCCGGGGGAGGGGGGTGCGGTGCTTAATGGGGTGTGAGGCCACGTGATGAGCCAGGGCGCAGAACCCTCATGCCTGGCCAGGCAGCCCTGGTTACTGATTCGGGAAAGGGCACAGGGGCAGCCGAGACCTGTGGAGGATGGGAAAAGTCTGGGCATGTCAGGGGCCGGCTACGAGTAGGGGGCACAGCAAGGGGGAGGCAAGGCAACAGGGAGAGGAGTCGGGCCAGAGGTGGACGTGTCGAGGCTGTGGTGGGGGTAGGATGTGCATGCATCACTGCTGAGTGGATTCCAGAGACATGAGCAGCCCGGGGGGGATCATCCCACCCCCATGCCCTGGAACACTTTCGGCACAAGGACAAGGCTCATGAGCTGGCAATGGCTCAAAGCAGGCGCCGGTGGACAGGGGCTGCCCAGAAAAACTCGAGGGACCCTCCCTACgctggggctgagcagcctCGGGTGCAGCTCGCCAGCCCGGCACATCAAGCACCCTCCCGTGCCGCAGCACTGAGCCCATCCAGCCTTCGgacagctggggctgccctcCGGGGCAGCTGCGCTGTCTGGGAAGGAGATGAGTAAGAGCTGGGCCCCGGGCGGGAAGGGGAGGAGCGGTACTACGGGCTCCCCCGGGAACCAGCGCCGATCCACTCGCACCGCACCCAGCTGCTACCCGCCAcctccttcccctgcctcaCTTTCCCCAAAGGCACACAGCAACCCCTCCGGGACCTGGGGTGGGGAAAAGTGGGCGTGAATCACGGCCATACTGCAACGCACGCCCCGGGGTTCCCGGGAGGACACCGGTGGAGGCTGGAAGGGGCAGGGACAGGAAGGAGTCGGCAGCACATGCTGGCCCAGGGGCAGCGGGACTCAGGGTACCAGCGTGGTTGCCTGGGGCGGCATGCCTGGGGACCCCTCCACaccagggagctgtgggggTGCTTATCATCTCCATGACACCCGAGCAGGCCCCCTCACACCTGCCTGAGCACTGCCAAActgagctgtgccaggctgAGCTGGCACTAATGGTGCCTATCTCTGGCAGCACCATACTGTACTGGGCCAAACTGGGTTATGCTGTGCTGAAGGGTAACAGGCAAAGTTAAGCCAGGCCAGGACATGGTATGCTGAGCCAGGCCACACCAGCTTTTCTTGTCTTGGTCAGCCTTTCACTGAGTGAAACTGGGCCAGGCCCAGTGGAGGCAAAACAAGTCAGGTCCCTGGCTGTGCCATGCTGTACTGAGCTGAACCATGCCATCCCTGTGTCATGTCATGGTGAGCTGAGTTGTGCTGGACCATGCTCACCACATAATGCTGGGCCATTCCATGCTGTGTTGAGCGAAACTATGCTGGGCTGAACTGTGATGTGCTAAACGGATTGTGCCAGCCTTCCATGTCATGCCACACTGGGCTGAGCCAGACTGAGTTGAACCACTCCGTCTGGGCCATGCCAGGATGAGCCATTCAGCTCATCAGTGCAGATCACTGGGCCGACGAGCTGTGCCAAGACAACCTGAGTTGAGTAGCATGGTGCTGTGCTGTCCCACCATGTAATGAGCCATGCTACGAGCTGAGCCGTGCCAAGCTGTGCTACGATCTGTGCAGAATTGTGCCATGCCGTGCCTGACTGAGCCAAGCTCTGCCACGGCATGCCGACTTGTGCCAAGCAGTGCCATAGCGAGCTGTAGCAAGCCGAGTCGAGCCGTGCCGCTCGCCGCCGTCCCCCCGCGCCCCATTGGCGCAGTGAGCAGTCCCGGtgccggcccggccccgccctCGGATCCGCGCCGTTTAGCGCGGGCGGGCGGGGGTGTCATTTCCTCCGCGGTGCggggccgggccgagccgggccgggccgggatGGGGCGGTAGTGGCCATGGAGCGGGCCGACGGCCGGCCCTGCGCCCCCCAGTACGTGCATGTGCAGCTGCAGGGGGGCGCACCCTGGGGCTTCACGCTGCGCGGAGGGCTGGAGCACGGCGAGCCCCTCATCGTCTCCAAGGTGGGCGCCGACGGGCGCGGTCCCGCGTGATGCCCCAGCCCGGGGCCCCGTCGGAGCGCGGCGGGTGCGGGGGGAGCCCCGGGCGAAGGGTCGCCTGTTCCTGCGCGGGGCGGGGCCGTGGCAGTCACCCACGTCTCGCCACGACCCGCCACCTCGAGCGGTGGGGGAGAGCGGGGGCCGCGGGGCGGGGGGGAAAGCCGGGGCCCGGCGGCAGGAAGAAATTCCTCCGGCACATCCGTTGGGCTgggggcgggggcggcggcggcggcccccACGCCCCCCCCCGGTCACGTCCCGCGGAGCGcagcaggggtggggggagcagTCTCCCTTCGTGTGCCCACCCTGGGTGCCGCGCCCGCGGAATCCCCGAGGTCGGGCACTGCCGTGACGTTGGGGGCCACGGCGGGAGAACAGGAGCTGAGTCCCATCCCATCGCCCCCGAATTGCTGGGGCCATGCCGTGCCTGGGACAGGGGATGGTGTCGGGACCGGGCCGCAGGGTCCCTTCTGCAGCTGGGAGCGGGGAGAGCCAGGGTGGGGCCCTTCGACGTCCCGCCGCGCAGGAGGTCACCGATTTCCACCGCGGCATCGCCCTGCTGGGAGACCCGCCGGTAGCcgggcagcagctgggggtaCCCCGGCACCCTGTCCCCCGCGGAGCCGGGCGGTTTGGatgcccgcccgcccgcccgctgCCACCATCCTGCGGGGGCCAGGGTGCCGGCGGGCCGGGCTGCGCCGAAGCCTCGGGGCTGCCTCCCTGCCCCGAGCCGGGCTGGCTGTCCCCCGGGGCCCTCCACGCCCTGCGCAGGGACGCGGGCAGCGTGGTCTGGCTGGGGGAGCTGGAAAAGTGGCTCCGGTCCCAGCCCTGCGCCCCAGGCTGGCACCGCCGGCGGGCGGGGGGGCCTCCGACTCGTTGCTGGGCTTCGGGGCTCGAGTCCCGGTGGGTCCGCCGACTGCTAGAGGAGGGGGTGAGGGTCAGAGGACGTTCCCCGCCGCTGCTGAGAATGAGCGGGGGAGGGTCCTTGCGAGCCTGGGGTgccggccccgccgctcccccggccgggccgccgccgccgcgtGTGCTCTGCAGACAAAGGGGGCTTGTTCCAGCGTTCTGTGCATTCAGGGGAGGGTCCCCCGGGGCGCCCTCTCCGCCGCGGCCGGCCCAAGTGTGTGCGTGCCGGCCCGTATGGAGAGGGGGTGGACCCCGTCTGCGGGGCGGGGGGCCCAGGGCTCGGTGAGATAGTTTGGCCCCTGGCAAGATCCTTTCCTGTGGCAAGAGTCCCACAGTGGGGCTGGCGAGTTTCTTCACTTGGCACATCCCCCCCCCGGGTATGTCAAGGGCAAGAAGGGAAGTCTGCTTGGGGCAGGGTGGGCACAGCTCGGgcaaagctgtgattttttctAAGACAAGTGTCTCCGGGTGCAGGCAGATACTCCTGTGAGCCAGCTGGTGCCCACCATTAAGGCCCAGCGTGAACACCAGGGAAGGTGTCAGGGAAGTGCCCAGGACTGTCCTGTCCGGGCCAGGCAATAGGCAGTGAAGTTTGTCTGCCAGTGCTGAGTTCAGTGGTGGTGAAGGCAGAACAAAGGACTGTTTGTGCCAGATTTAGCTCCTGGTGAGCAATGCCAGGGCTTATGCATGTCCATCCCAGCACATGTAGTGGCCCAGACATGGGTGCAACTCTGGCTGTGTTGTGTACTGCACTTGGTGGGGGGACACATGCCCGTCATCACTGACTCAGCTGTCTTGCCACAGCGGGCAGGATGGGGTGGGCATGTGGGCAAGCAGAGGACAGGGTGAAGGTGCCACCTGCCCTGCCTGCGTGCTCTGCTGGACCTATAAGGGGATGGGGGGTAAACCCAGGTGTTTCAGCAAGGGTATGGTGGGACTGGGAGCCATGGGGcagtgccaggctgggcagggggcCTGGCTGCCTCTGCTGGCTCTCCAAGTGCTGTGTTGTCCATGGGCAGGGGGATGCCCCCTAAACCCTGCCTAGCACCAGGGCTGGAAAGGGGGACCCAGTGCCACATGTACAGTGCCTGGCCTGCTAGGGAGCTGCGGGTGACCCCCAGCCTCAGGTCCTGGCTGCTGCCCAGGCTGGTTGCTGAGGTGCTGCCGAGGACACTGTGGGCAGAGCTTGTTTCTCTGCTTGTCTGGGAGTGGCAGGACAAGGTTAGGAGCCCATGGGCAGGGTGGGCAAAGGagccccagcacagggccaGGCCAGCTTTGCTTGTTACCCTGCAGATTGCTGTGGGGTGCAGCCAGGTCAGGCTCCACATCTGTACTGGGCATGGGCACCCCAGGTACTTCCCCATGAGCCTGCATGACCCCTGCCACTGACACCATGCAGCTGGGCTCATGTGGTGTGAGGGGCTGGGCATGGCAATCTCCAGCCGtccagagcagcaggatgggtgGAAATGAGTGCCAGCATCAGGTGCTCTGCCTGTCCTGGCTGGGCACTGCCCATTGCGGGGCTGTTTGTGCTACACCTACCTCCTGAGACAGAGGACAAAGGCTGTGGGTCTTCCACACCGTGAGCACCATGGTCTGGCATCCTCCAAGCTGTGGCAGTATGGGGTACCAGGCTTACTTCAGCTGTGGGTGCCAGGACAGGGTTAGGTGCATGCCTGTGACAGGCACAGCTTGGTCCTTCCCCTGATGTTGGCTGCCCTGGGCAAACACTCTATGAAGGCATCCTTTGGGCATATAAAAAACCATGGGTGTCCAACCAGAGCTGATGGGCTGGAAACTGTGGTGGGGGGCTGGCATCTGTGCTGGACAAAGGGCCCTTGTGCTGCCCGCGCCTGCGGGGGAATCTGCTGGGATGggacatttttcttctccccctaTCCTCGATGCCCTTTCCTTGCTCAGAAATTCATGTGaccagggcagggggggagcTCAGTGCCAGAGATCCTTCTGGGGTGCCTCGGGTGCAGGCACCCCCTTTCAGAAACCTCTTTCTCCTCTGGTGCCTGGCAGCATTGGCACACCCTCAGAGGTGTTCTGGGGGGCTGTGCCGGCCCTGATGCCCCTGTTTGTCACCCAGGTGGAGGACGGGGGCAAGGCTGCACTGTCTCGCCGGCTGCAGCCGGGTGATGAGCTGGTGAACATCAGCGGGACACCGCTGTACGGGTCCCGCCAGGAGGCCCTTATCCTCATCAAGGGCTCCTACCGCACCCTGAAGATGATCGTCCGCAGGTTGGCAGCATTGCGGGTGGAGGGGCAAGGGGGCAGTGGTGCCAAGGCCAGTGGGCTTCATCTGCCTGGGGGACTGGCAGGAGCCTGGCTGTGGCCTGTGCTGGGTGGGGGGAGAGAGCCCCAACATGGCTGGCAACACCCAGTGGCAGGTGGgggtccctctgtagagctgGAGCAGTGTGGCAGGCTCGCCACCCCCTTGCTGGGCGGTATCCTCTAGGTGGCcgctcctctcccttcctgcctgcctgcctgctgcctgcctgggaaaGGAAACAGAGGCAGGGCCAGGTCCTGCAGTCCCCGTCCCCCCCGACCCACATCCACTCCCTGGCTGCATCCTGACTGGGCTCCAGCTCTGGATAAaacccagggctggggtggtGCAGGGCTCTGCCCATGGGGCAGGGCTGCCACAGTGCTGTGCCGGGGCTCAACATCATCCATGGTGAGTCTGGGGACTCTGGGGGGGAGGGACCCCTGTAGCTGACCCTGCAGCTCAATCCTTGCCACCCTCTCTGCCCACCTGGTGGATGCTGGGGCAGCACCAGGCACTTGAAGGGTACAGGAGGTGGCATCTGTCTGTATGTCTGTGTGGTGCACTGGGCATCGctgtctgtgtgtgctggggggacTGGAGACCCACACAGGAGCCTAGGACAGCGTGGGATGGGGCATGGCACAGGGCTTCTCCCTGGGGACGTGATGCACCCAGTGCTTGCTGCAGATGCTGAGGGACCAAGGAACAAAGAGGAAATGTCAGGCTTGCAGTGGGGACACAGATGTATCCCCAGGGTCCTTTGGCATGCTGATGGAGCCAGTCCAGTCCTGGGTGGGACCCCTGCCCTCCTGGGACCCTGCCTGAAAGATGCACTGCGGCCGTGTCCTTGGTCACCTGTAGATGCTGGCAGTGGGGATGCTTCAGGGAAGGCAGACCCCGCAGTGGGGGGGAACCTGACGCCAGGTGCTGTCGGGGCTAGACCCTCCATGCCGCTGTCCTTCTCGGGCGGGAGCTGGCCTGGGGGACAGGAAGCCCCGTAGGAAGTGACTTCAGTCCCGGTTCCTCGGCCTGGCTTCCTCCCCATTCTTGTCCTCTCCCACTGTTGCTCTTGGCAGGAGGAGTGTGCCCGTCCTCCGGCCCCATTCCTGGCACGTGGCCAAGCTCACCGAAAACCGGCCCGACGTCCCCTCTATGCACTGCCCCGCCGATgccttcagcctctcctggccCTCGGGGTGTGATGCCAGGTGAGATCCCCACGGGGCACCCATGAGACCACACAGTGGGAGGGAGCAGACGGGGCACCCACTTGGGTCAGGGTGGGAGTAGTGGGGTGGATTCTTGCTTGCCCCATGACACTGCTGGGCATCCCTCTTGTCCTGCTGCCCTTTTCCCTGGCTTTCTTCTGCCTGTTTACTTGCGGATCCCGGCAGGAAGGGGCGGTGGCTCTGCCCTAGCCggctgggagctgccagagTCCCAGtgcccccctgccagagcaggcagGTCCTGAATGCCTGGTGCCACACATGCCTTGTGTCCCCATGTCtgcttccccaggcagcctgggtGCTGCCACAAGCCAGTGAGTGAGGGGCAGGATAGGGCTGTGCCCCTGGGTGTCAGCAAGTGGTGTGTGTGGTGGGGAGTGTTGGCTCCCCAGATCTTGTGTCCATTggaggggctggtggggagCTGGGTGGGGGGCAGTCAACACCCCTAACACCGGTGTGGGGCCGGGTGGCAGTGAGCTGTCCCTGCAGTGGAACCCGCTGTCCCGGCACTGCAGCACTGATCGGAGCAGCTCCATCGGGAGCATGGAGAGCCTGGACCAGCCTGGCCAGGCCTACTATGAAGGGGACCCCTCACCCGTTGACCAGGGCATGTATCACAGAAAGCGAGACTCGGCGTACAGCTCCTTCTCTGCCAGCTCCATCGCCTCTGACTGCGCCCTCTCCCTCCGCCCTGAGGAGGCTGCCTCTATTGACCCTGGTCTCCAAGGGCCCAGCAAGCCCCCAGATGGGCGCTACCTGACCACAGGGGCTGAGCCACCCTTCAGCCGGCATCCTGAGGTCTGGAGGGCTTCCGtgcctccccagccccctgtcAGGAGGGACAGCCTGCGGGCAGCTAGTGGAGGGGACAGGCGCCGGGCATTGGTGTCCACGGACATGCTGCATGCCAAGGGCCGGTGGATCTCTGACACCTTCCTCTGCCAGAGAGATGGGGAGGTAGAGGCAGCAGGTGGGAGGACGCCGGCATCATACCCCACCAAGGACTGTCTCTCTACTGATCAGTATTACATGCTGAGCTCCCACCAGGACCGGTGCCCATCCAAGCCACTCCTGGGGGAGAGCTTGAAGCCTGGTGACCGGCTGTACCCAGATGGCAGTGTGCACCGAGTGCCTGATGCTGGGGTGGTGGGTGACAACCCGCTGCTTTCACCCCTCAAGGGCCACACGCTGCATCGGCACAGTGctcctgagcagctgctggccTCCCAGATCCGCTCCCTCCAGATGAGTGCTGACAGTGAGCAAGCCTCTCCAGCCCCTGATGGGCCTTGTTGGACCCTTTCCCCTCTGCACCCTGAGGACAGCCGACTGGAGTCTGCAGGGGCCACCCAGGAGGCTCCGCTCTGCCCGGAGCCGTGCCGTCGCCTGCCACCCTGCCACTGCTGCCCGGAGCCCCAGCCGGCTGGTGGGCAGGATGGGCAGAGTTCCAGCCTGACGCATGGCACAGAGGGGCTAGCGGAGGAGGAGAGCCGGGTGGGGGTCCGGCGAGCTGGGGGTCCTCCTCACCGTTCGGCTCAGATGCGCCGCCGCAGTGACCGCTTTGCCACAAGCCTGCGCAACGAGATCCAGCGGCGCAAGGCTCAGCTGCAGAAGAGCCGGGGGCCGGGTGCCCCGCTGCCGGGTGAGGAGCCGGTGGAGGAGGCAGATGAGCCCCCTGAGGCCAGCGTGCCAGTGGAGGGACCCTGTGCCCCAACTGAGCGCCTCAGCCCTGCACTGAGTGAGGACAGCAGGAGCCCCGGCCACTCGGGGGACCGGGGCATCCCCACCCCTGACCCGCTGCCTGTCCCCAAAGGGCCCTCATCCCCTGAGAGGGCGGTGCCAACCGGCCGGGGCTGCTGGCACTGGTCCCCAGAGCACAAGATGCAGCGGCAGTGCTCACCCAGCCCTGGCAAGCTGCAGGGCTACAGCCAGGggccagcagcccccagctccccGTCACAGGGCAGCGAGGAGGCCGTCCTCCTGCCCTTCGCTGACCGCCGTCGCTTCTTCGAGGAGAGCAGCCGGCCAGCACCACCCCAGCACAGCAAGCCTCCGGCAGGTGATCCTGGTGCCTTCCAACCCCCTGGTCCCCAGCGCCGGGATGCCCGCCACCTCTCCGTGGACCAGCCCTATGGCTCTCCCTCACCTGGCCGccctggctctgccagcccctACACAGAATGCTGCCGGGAGCAGCCCCCCTGCTACAAGCCACCGGGGAGGCCAGGGGAGATGGAGTACCGGCGGGGCTTCTCCTACCCCTATAGGGGTCCCCTGCACTCTGAATCCTGCCACTACTGTGGAGGGGATGTGTGCCTCCCGCTGCTTCCCCGCAGCCATGCCTGCCATTgccacccccagccctgggcacgctgccctgactgctgctgcccGGCCCCCTGCCCTGGCCGGGAGGAGAGCGACACCTGGGGCCCCCGGAGAGCTTTTGCCACGGTGAGTGAGCCCCCTGGGACCCTGCCAGGGTGTAGCACTGGCACCACCCTGCACCCCTGGAGCATGGCCCTGGGTTGGAAGGGGGTTACTTTTCCCGGGAGGGCCCCTACATATGTCCTGTGCCTGGATGGGGATGGgtcaggggctgcagggaagggggaTCCTGACactgcctctccttcccccacccAGGAATTTCCTCCAGATGAGTGGGAACCTCCAGCAATAACCAGGAAAGCCAGCCAGTCCATCAGgtgagctgtgctgggtgccAGGATCTGCGTGCCATTTGTCCAGGACCTTTGCCAGTGAGGGATGGGGACTGTTGTGGCCTTGGCTGGAGATGTACACAGCACTTCCCTTGGTGCCTCAGCCACAGCTGATTGTCACCTTTGTCAGGCAGGGCCCAGGGGTGCGAGGAGATGCTGACCCatcccctgggagctgggggtatCTCTTGGGGCCTGTCCCCAGTGCTTGGGCATCGGGAGAACCCAGGAGCCCTCTTGCCAGCTGGGGTGGGTATGAACTGCTGGGGGTGAATGGGATTGATGGGTGCCTCTCTTGTCTTCTCTTCCCAGCGAGCTCTCCCACTACCAAATGGGCTTCTCAAGGCTTGGCCCCTTCCGCCCCTGCTTTGAGAGTGCCAAGACAGAGTGGCCTCCCTGCTACCGGGCCACATCCACACATGACCTCTCATGGGATGGTGACCGCCTGGCCCGCTCTCCAGAGAGTCCCCTGGAACCCCTGCACCGCCCACTGCGGGGCAGAGCCTTCTCTGAGAGCCACCTGAACCTGGAGCCTGCCAGTCCTCAGGCCCGTGACCAGAGGGACCTTCTCTGTGCCAAGCTAGACCCTCCTGGCATCCCAAAAAAGAAGGGCCCTCCACCCCCCCGCCCACCTCCCCCAAACTGGGAGAAGTACAGGCAGCGCCAGATGTCCCAGCGCCTGTCAGAAGGTCCTGGCCATGGCTCTGCCTTCGCTGCCACGCCGGTGCCAAGCCGCAGCATTGTTGATGTTGTGCTTGAGCGGTCTCGGAGCCTCACCAGGGATCAGGGGAGCCGGTCCAGGGGTCATGCCGCGTGGACTCCCACCCTGCCGGATGCCTGGCCCCGACCTGAGCCTGCTGCATCGCTCTGCAGGATGCCTGAGCTCGATGCTGGCAGTGCCGAGATTTCCAGGCAAGTGCTGCCACATggggggatggagcaggggctgcaggcacagcctggGTGGGCATGGGGTGGCTTTTAGGGCCACATGGCCCTTTGAACCCTGCATCAGAGCATCCTAATCCACCCCTtggggagggctgtggggttttcttggggtgggaggtgcccctgaCCTCTTTTCCCTAGGGTGGGCACAGCTCTATGTGGCCCTGTTCCCCATGGGTGGTCAGTAGAGCTGACTTTGGTGCCCCTGGGCGGGTGTCAGCAGGGCAGCAgtggctgggaaggagcagctgaaggcaaAGCACACCTGGGAGACGGAGGAGCAGTCCCAAAGGCTTGTCCAGAACCAGAAGAGAGGCCGGGCTGGCCTGCGCAGGGTGAGTGAACGCTCCCTTCCCCTGCGTGGTGTCCCCAGTTCCACCATCCTGGAGTCACCCAagcccagctctggagcagTGGAGGATGCGAGCTGCCCGGcgccccagccccagcctcgCTGTGTGGACTcggaggagctgctgtgggatgTGACAGGCAGGGACCGCTCTCTGGCCACCATCCTGGACCCCTCGGCCCCCCTCAGCACCACTAGTGCAGTGATGGGCgagctgctggtggcaggggaGAGGCAGGCCTGGCAGGAACGTTTTCACCACGACTGGCGCCTGGAGGTCCTGGCACAGGACAGGTAGGGCTGGTAAGACAGTGGGCACTGGGCCAAGGACAGTCTGTGCCCTGCCTTCTGTGCCACTGAACCTCTGTACCCGCAGGCAGGGCTTTGAGCCCATCTCACCACccccctccagcactgccagctccacCTCCTACCCGGTGTATTGCGGTGCAGCAGGAGGcaaagctgagctgctcagcaaGGTGAAGGAGCTGCCAGAGGTGGTGGAGGGGAGCTCggaggatgatgatgaggagATGGACAGTGAGCTGCTGGAAAAGAAGGTAAAGAGGGTACTGGTGGGCACAATGCCCTTGGGGTTTCCCACTGCTGTCACCAGGTGCTTGTGGGGAGCAGGAGCATTTCCTGGTACTCTCAGGGGATGGGGCATTATTGGCTGCTTGCATGGGAACTAGGGATGTGGCCAGATGCTCACAGGGACCAGGGACATTGCTGGGTGCTTTCAGGGACTTGAGGGGACTTCTTCAGATGCTAGTGGGGTGTGGGGCCCAGGGCAGTGTGACATACCCGGAGTGGCCCAGTTTCCCCTGACACctttctggcagctgcagctgatCGAGAGCCTGAGCCGCAAACTGGCCGTTCTGCGGGAGGCACAgcgggggctgcaggaggacatCAACGCCAACGGGGTGTTGGGTGAGGACGTGGCTGCCCGCCTGCAAGCCCTCTGCACACCAGGGGAGTTCGACAAATACCGCCTCTTCGTGGGTGACCTGGACAAAGTGGTCaacctcctgctctccctctctGGACGCCTGGCCCGGGTGGAGGCTGCCCTGAACAGCCTGGGGCCACACGCCCCTGCCGAGGACAAGGTGGGCCCAGGGTAGGGAAGCACCCACAGGGTGGGGGCACAGGACCACCCACTAATGGTCCCCATCTATGCCTGCAGGTGGCCCTGCGGGAGAAGCAGCGActgctggtggcacagctggAGGACGCCAAGGAGCTGAAGGAGCACGTGGGACGGCGGGAAGAGGCGGTGGGTGCCATGGTGGCACGGTACCTACCTGCCGAGCACCTCCAGGACTACCAGCACTTTGTCAAGATGAAATCGGCCCTCATTGCTGAGCAgcgggagctggaggagaagatCAAACTGGGCCAGGAGCAGCTCCGCTGCTTGCATGAGAGCCTTGGCCAGGCCCCCAAGGGCTGCTAGCCCCCTCCCAGCCTCTCTCCGGGACCCTGGCCGTGGCCCCAGCATGCTGCCAAAGTGGACCCGGCCCCCCAGGGGCTCTGTCTGAATCCGTCCGTCTGTCTTGCCcctgccttttatttatttttccagtttaccAAGCAGAGGAGGGGGTGCCTgtcctggtgctggcaggggaggtCATGCAACAGAGCTGC
This genomic stretch from Calypte anna isolate BGI_N300 chromosome 4, bCalAnn1_v1.p, whole genome shotgun sequence harbors:
- the SHROOM4 gene encoding protein Shroom4 isoform X3; amino-acid sequence: MERADGRPCAPQYVHVQLQGGAPWGFTLRGGLEHGEPLIVSKVEDGGKAALSRRLQPGDELVNISGTPLYGSRQEALILIKGSYRTLKMIVRRRSVPVLRPHSWHVAKLTENRPDVPSMHCPADAFSLSWPSGCDASTDRSSSIGSMESLDQPGQAYYEGDPSPVDQGMYHRKRDSAYSSFSASSIASDCALSLRPEEAASIDPGLQGPSKPPDGRYLTTGAEPPFSRHPEVWRASVPPQPPVRRDSLRAASGGDRRRALVSTDMLHAKGRWISDTFLCQRDGEVEAAGGRTPASYPTKDCLSTDQYYMLSSHQDRCPSKPLLGESLKPGDRLYPDGSVHRVPDAGVVGDNPLLSPLKGHTLHRHSAPEQLLASQIRSLQMSADSEQASPAPDGPCWTLSPLHPEDSRLESAGATQEAPLCPEPCRRLPPCHCCPEPQPAGGQDGQSSSLTHGTEGLAEEESRVGVRRAGGPPHRSAQMRRRSDRFATSLRNEIQRRKAQLQKSRGPGAPLPGEEPVEEADEPPEASVPVEGPCAPTERLSPALSEDSRSPGHSGDRGIPTPDPLPVPKGPSSPERAVPTGRGCWHWSPEHKMQRQCSPSPGKLQGYSQGPAAPSSPSQGSEEAVLLPFADRRRFFEESSRPAPPQHSKPPAGDPGAFQPPGPQRRDARHLSVDQPYGSPSPGRPGSASPYTECCREQPPCYKPPGRPGEMEYRRGFSYPYRGPLHSESCHYCGGDVCLPLLPRSHACHCHPQPWARCPDCCCPAPCPGREESDTWGPRRAFATEFPPDEWEPPAITRKASQSISELSHYQMGFSRLGPFRPCFESAKTEWPPCYRATSTHDLSWDGDRLARSPESPLEPLHRPLRGRAFSESHLNLEPASPQARDQRDLLCAKLDPPGIPKKKGPPPPRPPPPNWEKYRQRQMSQRLSEGPGHGSAFAATPVPSRSIVDVVLERSRSLTRDQGSRSRGHAAWTPTLPDAWPRPEPAASLCRMPELDAGSAEISRAAVAGKEQLKAKHTWETEEQSQRLVQNQKRGRAGLRRVSERSLPLRGVPSSTILESPKPSSGAVEDASCPAPQPQPRCVDSEELLWDVTGRDRSLATILDPSAPLSTTSAVMGELLVAGERQAWQERFHHDWRLEVLAQDRQGFEPISPPPSSTASSTSYPVYCGAAGGKAELLSKVKELPEVVEGSSEDDDEEMDSELLEKKLQLIESLSRKLAVLREAQRGLQEDINANGVLGEDVAARLQALCTPGEFDKYRLFVGDLDKVVNLLLSLSGRLARVEAALNSLGPHAPAEDKVALREKQRLLVAQLEDAKELKEHVGRREEAVGAMVARYLPAEHLQDYQHFVKMKSALIAEQRELEEKIKLGQEQLRCLHESLGQAPKGC
- the SHROOM4 gene encoding protein Shroom4 isoform X4, coding for MCSCRGAHPGASRCAEGWSTASPSSSPRRSVPVLRPHSWHVAKLTENRPDVPSMHCPADAFSLSWPSGCDASELSLQWNPLSRHCSTDRSSSIGSMESLDQPGQAYYEGDPSPVDQGMYHRKRDSAYSSFSASSIASDCALSLRPEEAASIDPGLQGPSKPPDGRYLTTGAEPPFSRHPEVWRASVPPQPPVRRDSLRAASGGDRRRALVSTDMLHAKGRWISDTFLCQRDGEVEAAGGRTPASYPTKDCLSTDQYYMLSSHQDRCPSKPLLGESLKPGDRLYPDGSVHRVPDAGVVGDNPLLSPLKGHTLHRHSAPEQLLASQIRSLQMSADSEQASPAPDGPCWTLSPLHPEDSRLESAGATQEAPLCPEPCRRLPPCHCCPEPQPAGGQDGQSSSLTHGTEGLAEEESRVGVRRAGGPPHRSAQMRRRSDRFATSLRNEIQRRKAQLQKSRGPGAPLPGEEPVEEADEPPEASVPVEGPCAPTERLSPALSEDSRSPGHSGDRGIPTPDPLPVPKGPSSPERAVPTGRGCWHWSPEHKMQRQCSPSPGKLQGYSQGPAAPSSPSQGSEEAVLLPFADRRRFFEESSRPAPPQHSKPPAGDPGAFQPPGPQRRDARHLSVDQPYGSPSPGRPGSASPYTECCREQPPCYKPPGRPGEMEYRRGFSYPYRGPLHSESCHYCGGDVCLPLLPRSHACHCHPQPWARCPDCCCPAPCPGREESDTWGPRRAFATEFPPDEWEPPAITRKASQSISELSHYQMGFSRLGPFRPCFESAKTEWPPCYRATSTHDLSWDGDRLARSPESPLEPLHRPLRGRAFSESHLNLEPASPQARDQRDLLCAKLDPPGIPKKKGPPPPRPPPPNWEKYRQRQMSQRLSEGPGHGSAFAATPVPSRSIVDVVLERSRSLTRDQGSRSRGHAAWTPTLPDAWPRPEPAASLCRMPELDAGSAEISRAAVAGKEQLKAKHTWETEEQSQRLVQNQKRGRAGLRRVSERSLPLRGVPSSTILESPKPSSGAVEDASCPAPQPQPRCVDSEELLWDVTGRDRSLATILDPSAPLSTTSAVMGELLVAGERQAWQERFHHDWRLEVLAQDRQGFEPISPPPSSTASSTSYPVYCGAAGGKAELLSKVKELPEVVEGSSEDDDEEMDSELLEKKLQLIESLSRKLAVLREAQRGLQEDINANGVLGEDVAARLQALCTPGEFDKYRLFVGDLDKVVNLLLSLSGRLARVEAALNSLGPHAPAEDKVALREKQRLLVAQLEDAKELKEHVGRREEAVGAMVARYLPAEHLQDYQHFVKMKSALIAEQRELEEKIKLGQEQLRCLHESLGQAPKGC